The following are encoded together in the Robertmurraya sp. FSL R5-0851 genome:
- a CDS encoding CCA tRNA nucleotidyltransferase, whose product MKEPFKSAIPVLELIERYGFKAYFVGGSVRDYILGLPINDIDIASSATPSEIKEIFPKTIDLGIEHGTVMVLHNNHSYEITTFRSESDYVDFRRPTSVTFIRSIEEDLARRDFTMNAVGMNRFGEILDPFEGIVDIEAKTIRTVGMASERFSEDALRMLRGIRFVSKLGFVLESDTYQGIKDNKHLLTHIAVERIAAELDKLLSGYHTSQGIQLLIDTEIYKYIPGLPDKKAALLELSQLQIHSLFIDEKWALFSHLIQKGEKEIKQFLSSFRFSNKRVQQISYMSKWLSERFRNSWSIDSVYACGKETALQVEKIYQAYQSKVDSFAVDRLQVIIDALPIHSLADIKVSGSDLIEWKQKKAGPWVKDVLKEIETEILNGRLENDNEVIKEWVTKCSLN is encoded by the coding sequence ATGAAAGAACCGTTTAAGTCAGCGATTCCAGTCCTTGAGTTAATCGAAAGATATGGGTTTAAAGCATACTTTGTGGGAGGCTCTGTGCGTGATTATATACTAGGTCTTCCAATCAATGATATTGATATTGCTTCTTCTGCGACACCTAGTGAAATTAAAGAGATATTTCCAAAAACAATTGACCTGGGTATTGAACATGGTACGGTCATGGTTCTGCACAATAACCATTCGTATGAAATTACAACCTTTCGCTCTGAGTCAGATTATGTGGATTTTCGGAGACCAACTTCCGTAACATTTATTCGATCCATTGAAGAAGACTTAGCTAGGCGTGATTTTACCATGAATGCGGTGGGAATGAATCGTTTTGGGGAGATACTTGATCCCTTTGAAGGAATAGTAGATATCGAAGCTAAAACCATTCGTACCGTAGGAATGGCCAGTGAGCGATTTTCAGAGGATGCGCTTCGTATGCTAAGAGGAATCAGGTTTGTTAGCAAGCTGGGTTTTGTATTAGAATCGGATACATACCAAGGGATAAAGGACAATAAACACCTACTTACACATATTGCGGTTGAAAGAATTGCAGCTGAATTAGACAAACTGCTCAGTGGATATCATACGTCTCAAGGCATTCAATTGCTGATAGACACGGAAATATATAAATACATACCGGGATTACCTGATAAAAAAGCAGCCTTGTTGGAACTTTCCCAATTGCAAATACATTCATTATTCATTGATGAAAAATGGGCTTTATTTTCACATCTTATACAAAAAGGTGAAAAAGAGATTAAACAATTCCTTAGCTCATTTAGATTCTCGAATAAAAGAGTTCAACAGATTTCCTATATGTCGAAATGGTTAAGTGAACGCTTTAGAAATAGCTGGTCAATTGATTCCGTATATGCTTGTGGAAAAGAGACGGCGCTTCAAGTGGAGAAGATTTACCAAGCTTACCAAAGTAAGGTTGATTCCTTTGCAGTAGACAGACTTCAAGTAATCATTGACGCACTGCCTATTCATTCTTTAGCGGATATAAAAGTATCAGGCTCAGACCTAATTGAATGGAAACAGAAAAAAGCAGGGCCGTGGGTGAAGGATGTACTTAAGGAAATTGA